One Ricinus communis isolate WT05 ecotype wild-type chromosome 1, ASM1957865v1, whole genome shotgun sequence DNA window includes the following coding sequences:
- the LOC8264611 gene encoding probable UDP-arabinopyranose mutase 1, translating to MAGSSAIKPTPLLKDELDIVIPTIRNLDFLEMWRPFFEQYHLIIVQDGDPSKTIKVPEGFDYELYNRNDINRILGPKASCISFKDSACRCFGYMVSKKKYIYTIDDDCFVAKDPSGQEINALEQHIKNLLTPSTPLFFNTLYDPYREGADFVRGYPFSLREGVPTVVSHGLWLNIPDYDAPTQLVKPLERNTRYVDAVMTVPKGTLFPMCGMNLAFNRELIGPAMYFGLMGDGQPVGRYDDMWAGWCMKVICDHMWWGVKTGLPYIWHSKASNPFVNLKKEYKGIFWQEELIPFFQAVVLPKECTSVQQCYVELAKQVKEKLGKTDPYFIKLADAMVTWIEAWDELNLEGKPVEAKQPNGTAK from the exons ATGGCAGGATCCTCTGCAATCAAACCCACCCCCCTTTTGAAAGATGAGTTAGATATAGTGATACCCACAATCAGAAATCTTGATTTCTTGGAGATGTGGAGGCCTTTCTTTGAGCAGTATCACTTGATCATTGTTCAGGATGGTGACCCATCAAAGACTATCAAGGTTCCTGAAGGTTTTGATTATGAACTCTATAACAGGAATGATATTAACAGGATTTTGGGTCCTAAGGCTTCTTGCATTTCTTTCAAGGACTCTGCTTGTAGGTGTTTTGGTTACATGGTCTCTAAGAAGAAGTATATCTATACTATTGATGATGATTGCTTT GTGGCCAAAGACCCATCAGGGCAAGAGATTAATGCACTTGAGCAGCACATCAAAAACCTTCTGACTCCATCAACTCCTCTTTTCTTCAATACCCTTTATGATCCATACAGAGAAGGAGCGGACTTTGTTCGTGGATATCCTTTCAGTCTCCGAGAGGGTGTTCCAACTGTTGTTTCTCATGGCCTCTGGCTTAACATTCCTGATTATGATGCTCCCACCCAGCTTGTGAAGCCTCTTGAGAGAAATACAAG GTATGTTGATGCGGTTATGACAGTACCCAAAGGAACTTTGTTCCCAATGTGTGGCATGAACTTGGCATTTAACCGTGAATTGATTGGACCTGCAATGTACTTCGGTCTCATGGGTGATGGTCAGCCAGTTGGTCGCTATGACGATATGTGGGCTGGCTGGTGCATGAag GTGATATGCGACCACATGTGGTGGGGAGTTAAGACTGGTCTGCCATACATATGGCACAGCAAAGCAAGTAACCCATTTGTCAACCTTAAAAAGGAGTATAAAGGAATATTTTGGCAAGAAGAGCTAATCCCATTCTTCCAAGCTGTAGTCCTTCCAAAGGAGTGCACTTCTGTTCAACAATGCTATGTGGAACTCGCCAAGCAAGTGAAGGAGAAGCTTGGGAAGACAGATCCGTACTTCATCAAATTAGCAGATGCCATGGTCACTTGGATTGAAGCTTGGGATGAGCTTAACTTGGAAGGTAAGCCTGTGGAAGCAAAACAACCCAACGGCACTGCCAAGTAG
- the LOC8264695 gene encoding cytochrome b5, with the protein MPTLTKLFSMSEVAQHNTKEDCWIVIDGKVYDVSSYLDEHPGGDDVVIAATAKDATDDFEDAGHSEDARELLNSFCIGELDASAPAIPELEISTKKQPAAHALKLKDLTKQYWTVPVAIAGLSVMVGFLYLRKK; encoded by the exons ATGCCTACTCTTACAAAGCTCTTTTCAATGTCAGAAGTCGCTCAGCACAACACCAAAGAGGATTGCTGGATTGTCATTGATGGAAAG GTATATGATGTGAGTTCATATTTGGATGAGCATCCAGGCGGGGATGACGTTGTCATTGCTGCAACTG CGAAAGATGCAACCGATGATTTTGAAGATGCTGGTCACAGCGAAGATGCAAGGGAACTTTTAAATTCCTTTTGCATTGGTGAGCTTGATGCATCTGCTCCAGCAATCCCAGAACTTGAAATTTCTACCAAGAAACAACCAGCTGCTCACGCGCTGAAGCTCAAGGACTTGACGAAGCAATATTGGACAGTTCCTGTAGCCATTGCTGGCCTCTCTGTGATGGTTGGCTTCTTGTACTTGCGGAAGAAGTAG
- the LOC8264696 gene encoding peptidyl-prolyl cis-trans isomerase E, with amino-acid sequence MAQQLLQQVQKNTLYVGGLADEVNEAILHAAFIPFGDIKDVKTPLDQATQKHRAFGFVTFLEKEDAAAAMDNMDGAELYGRVLTVNYALPEKIKGGEQGWAAQPIWKDADTWFERQRHQEEMERIQAENKATMQAAEELHRKKMAQEREGEKEDEMEVKDDPMARAEAEVSKQNGS; translated from the exons ATGGCACAGCAGTTACTGCAGCAAGTACAAAAAAACACACTTTACGTCGGAGGATTAGCAGATGAAGTAAACGAAGCGATCCTGCATGCAGCTTTTATCCCTTTCGGAGACATTAAGGATGTGAAAACTCCACTTGATCAAGCCACCCAAAAACACCGTGCTTTCGGCTTCGTTACTTTCCTCGAAAAAGAAGACGCCGCCGCTGCCATGGATAATATGGACGGTGCCGAACTTTACGGCCGTGTCCTTACCGTTAATTACGCTCTTCCTGAGAAAATTAAGGGTGGCGAACAGGGTTGGGCCGCCCAGCCTA TTTGGAAGGATGCTGATACATGGTTTGAAAGGCAACGGCACCAGGAAGAAATGGAGCGAATTCAGGCAGAGAACAAGGCTACGATGCAAGCTGCAGAAGAGTTGCATAGAAAGAAAATGGCACAAGAGCGAGAAGGGGAGAAGGAAGACGAAATGGAGGTAAAGGATGATCCAATGGCAAGGGCTGAAGCAGAAGTTTCGAAGCAGAATGGCTCTTAG
- the LOC8264698 gene encoding probable 6-phosphogluconolactonase 1 isoform X1, giving the protein MFWVKKEFVALSKFHLLTQRERESVCFVTIIGCTWKPRRMALSEVHKDRGELRIHECLDELGTDLADYIAELSEASVKERGVFAIALSGGSLIGLMGKLCEAPYNKTVDWAKWYIFWADERVVAKNHTDSNYKLAKEGILSKVPIVPSHVHSINDSVSAEEAANEYEFVIRQLVKTRTINVSDISDCPKFDLILLGMGPDGHVASLFPNHSVLDANDEWVTYITDSPKPPPERITFTLPVINSASNVAVIVAGESKAEAVHLAIDDVGPDCPTLPARMVHPTKGKLVWFLDKPAASKLDGSQFSE; this is encoded by the exons atgttttgggtaaaaaaagaatttgtaGCTCTATCCAAATTTCATCTGTTGACtcagagagagagggagagtgTGTGTTTTGTCACGATCATTGGGTGCACGTGGAAGCCCAgaag GATGGCTCTTTCTGAGGTTCATAAAGATAGAGGAGAGTTGAGGATTCATGAATGTTTGGATGAGCTTGGCACTGATTTGGCAGACTATATTGCAGAACTATCTGAGGCATCTGTGAAAGAGAGGGGTGTTTTTGCCATTGCCTTATCTGGTGGTTCTCTAATTGGCTTAATGGG GAAACTTTGCGAAGCTCCATATAACAAGACAGTGGACTGGGCTAAGTGGTACATTTTTTGGGCGGATGAGCGTGTTGTGGCAAAAAACCATACTGATAGCAATTATAAGCTGGCAAAGGAAGGCATTTTATCCAAG GTGCCTATTGTACCCAGTCATGTGCATTCTATAAATGATTCAGTATCGGCAGAGGAGGCTGCAAATGAGTATGAGTTTGTTATTCGACAGTTAGTGAAAACACGAACTATCAATGTTTCTGATATTAGCGACTGTCCCAAGTTTGACCTCATCCTTCTTGGAATGGGCCCTGATGGTCATGTTGCTTCATTGTTTCCTAACCACTCTGTGCTTGATGCGAACGATGAATGGGTAACTTATATTACTGATTCCCCGAAGCCCCCACCTGAGAGAATCACATTTACTTTGCCTGTCATCAATTCTGCATCAAATGTGGCAGTGATTGTGGCAGGTGAGAGCAAAGCAGAGGCGGTACACTTGGCAATTGATGATGTGGGACCTGATTGCCCAACACTTCCTGCTCGAATGGTTCACCCAACAAAAGGGAAGTTGGTCTGGTTTTTGGACAAGCCAGCTGCCTCAAAACTTGATGGTTCTCAATTTTCTGAATAG
- the LOC8264612 gene encoding PI-PLC X domain-containing protein At5g67130, translated as MAYLPNGAFFVIASVFLNLIATAFTCSSGQCKLQEECSSDADCEAGLFCLSCSLQFDGSRCVRSAITDQFRLLNNSLPLNKYAFLTTHNSFAIEGERRRTPIPRLTFTNQEDSVTEQLNHGVRALMLDTYDFDGDVWLCHSFKGKCQDFTAFEPALDTLKEVEAFLSANPSEIVTLILEDYVEAPNELTTVFTNSGLMKYWFPVSKMPQNGQDWPPVKDMIANNQRLIVFTSKRSKQETEGIAYQWNFMVENQYGNDGLKNDCTNRGESAPLNDKTKSLVLVNHFGSVPLKEIACYENSGSLINSLRTCYGAAGNRWANFVAVDYYKRSDGGGAFQAVDTLNGELSCGCTDVHACMVRCLSSKFNTSRHFNLYTSTFKPFFFFFFSFSCRSDHR; from the exons ATGGCTTATCTTCCTAATGGTGCATTTTTTGTCATCGCGTCAGtttttctcaatctcattGCCACTGCTTTTACATGCTCCAGTGGCCAGTGCAAG CTCCAAGAAGAATGCTCCTCTGATGCAGATTGTGAGGCTGGATTGTTCTGTTTGTCTTGTTCTTTACAATTTGATGGCTCAAGATGTGTAAGATCGGCCATTACAGACCAGTTCAGGCTTCTG AACAATTCTCTACCTCTCAACAAATATGCATTTTTGACAACTCACAACTCATTTGCCATCGAAGGAGAGCGCCGCCGTACTCCAATTCCTAGACTTACCTTTACAAATCAAGAAGACAGTGTCACAGAACAATTGAAT CATGGAGTTCGAGCCTTAATGCTTGACACATATGATTTTGATGGAGATGTATGGTTGTGCCATTCATTTAAGGGAAAATGTCAGGACTTTACAGCATTT GAACCTGCTTTAGACACTCTGAAGGAAGTAGAAGCATTTCTTTCAGCAAATCCGTCAGAAATTGTGACATTGATCTTAGAAGACTATGTTGAAGCACCAAATGAATTAACAACAGTTTTCACTAATTCAGGCTTAATGAAGTATTGGTTTCCAGTGTCAAAAATGCCTCAGAATGGCCAAGATTGGCCACCAGTAAAGGACATGATCGCCAATAATCAAAGGCTCATCGTGTTCACTTCCAAAAGATCCAAGCAAGAAACTGAAGGAATAGCTTATCAATGGAACTTCATGGTAGAAAATCAAT ATGGGAATGATGGGCTGAAGAATGATTGTACTAACAGAGGCGAATCAGCACCACTTAATGACAAAACTAAATCTTTAGTTTTAGTAAATCATTTTGGATCAGTTCCACTCAAGGAGATTGCTTGCTATGAGAATTCTGGAAGCCTTATTAATAGCCTTCGCACATGTTATGGTGCAGCTGGTAACAGATGGGCTAATTTTGTTGCTGTTGATTATTACAAG AGGAGTGATGGAGGTGGAGCATTTCAAGCTGTAGACACACTGAATGGGGAGCTCTCCTGTGGCTGCACTGATGTACATGCATGCATGGTAAGATGCCTTTCTTCCAAGTTCAATACTTCCCGCCATTTTAATCTATACACATCCACATTCAaacccttcttctttttctttttttctttttcttgcagGTCGGATCATCGTTAA
- the LOC8264697 gene encoding fructokinase-like 2, chloroplastic, translating to MASLSFTHFLSLPRGHSTCPNYQTVNFVQLQAFRLQNKWGLAAISRKKISETLPGEEEPNENGVVLKKTTTRKTKRATSRTRKKASDKPEDNSELVMNFDAENGENSVSPVSEDSKQTPRRTRRKATSAIGTVEEEKTEKKVRKRRKTKKMDEDVEYQGSESEVSDSEESAFLPPVENESDGEQELEKDDGEDVSCTYGWPPLVCCFGAAQHAFVPSGRPANRLLNYEIHERMKDAYWAPEKFVRAPGGSAGSVAIALANLGGKVAFMGKLGDDEYGQSMLYYMNVNNVQTRSVQTDSKRATAASHMKIAKRGRLRTTCARPCAEDSLSKSEINIDVLKEAKMLYFNTHSLIDRNMRSATMRAIRISKKLGGVIFYDVNLPLPLWHSSEETKLFIQEVWNHANIIEVTKQELEFLCGIEPTEEFDTKDNASSKFVHYGPEVVAPLWHENLKVLFVTNGTSKIHYYTEEFNGSVHGMEDPAITPFTCDMSASGDGIVAAIMRMLSVQPHLIADKGYLEKTIKYAIDCGVIDQWLLGRMRGFPPKEDMEDEVEPDPNGIRSITEKEYRTLEYHTWSQ from the exons ATGGCTTCTCTATCTTTCACTCATTTCCTCTCCTTACCCAG GGGGCATTCTACTTGCCCAAATTACCAGACAGTGAACTTTGTTCAACTTCAAGCTTTTAGATTGCAAAATAAATGGGGTCTTGCAGCTATCTCTAGGAAGAAAATTTCTGAGACATTACCTGGAGAGGAGGAACCTAATGAAAATGGTGTTGTCTTAAAAAAGACGACTACTAGGAAAACTAAACGAGCTACATCTCGAACTAGGAAGAAAGCATCTGATAAACCGGAGGATAATTCTGAATTGGTAATGAATTTTGATGCTGAGAATGGAGAAAATTCTGTGTCCCCAGTGAGCGAAGATTCTAAGCAAACCCCAAGAAGGACTCGACGAAAAG CTACCTCAGCTATTGGTACGGTGGAGGAAGAGAAAACTGAGAAGAAAGTTAGGAAGAGGAGGAAGACTAAGAAGATGGATGAAGATGTGGAGTATCAAGGTAGTGAATCTGAAGTTAGTGATAGTGAGGAGTCTGCATTTCTTCCACCTGTAGAGAATGAGAGTGATGGAGAGCAAGAACTGGAAAAAGATGATGGAGAGGATGTTAGCTGTACATATGGTTGGCCTCCTCTTGTTTGCTGCTTTGGAGCTGCACAACATGCTTTTGTGCCATCTGGAAGGCCAGCTAACAgacttttaaattatgaaatccATGAAAGAATGAAGGATGCATATTGGGCACCGGAAAAATTTGTAAGGGCACCTGGAGGATCTGCAGGGAGTGTTGCAATCGCTCTTGCAAACTTAGGTGGTAAGGTTGCTTTCATGGGAAAACTAGGAGATGATGAGTATGGTCAGTCTATGCTATACTATATGAATGTTAACAATGTACAAACACGATCAGTTCAGACTGATAGTAAAAGGGCCACAGCAGCATCACACATGAAGATTGCTAAGAGAGGTCGCTTGAGAACAACTTGTGCTAGACCCTGTGCTGAGGATTCTCTATCTAAATctgaaataaatattgatgTGCTGAAGGAG GCAAAAATGCTCTACTTCAACACACATTCTCTAATTGATCGAAATATGCGATCAGCTACAATGCGGGCAATCAGGATATCGAAGAAATTGggaggggttattttctatgatGTAAACTTGCCATTGCCGCTCTGGCATTCCAGTGAAGAAACCAAATTGTTCATCCAAGAAGTTTGGAATCATGCAAACATTATTGAGGTAACCAAGCAAGAGCTTGAGTTTCTATGTGGGATCGAGCCCACTGAAGAATTCGACACCAAAGATAATGCAAGTTCTAAGTTTGTCCATTATGGACCAGAAGTGGTTGCACCACTTTGGCATGAAAATCTTAAGGTTTTGTTTGTGACAAATGGGACTTCTAAGATACACTACTACACTGAGGAATTTAACGGATCTGTACATGGAATGGAGGATCCAGCCATCACTCCTTTCACATGTGATATGTCAGCTTCTGGGGATGGCATTGTTGCAG CTATCATGAGAATGTTATCGGTTCAGCCGCACCTCATTGCTGATAAAGGATACTTGGAGAAAACAATCAAGTATGCAATTGACTGTGGAGTAATAGATCAATGGCTGCTTGGACGGATGCGTggctttcctccaaaagaagACATGGAAGATGAAGTGGAACCTGATCCAAATGGCATCAGGTCAATAACAGAGAAGGAATACCGCACACTGGAATACCATACATGGAGCCAGTAA
- the LOC8264698 gene encoding probable 6-phosphogluconolactonase 1 isoform X2, which translates to MALSEVHKDRGELRIHECLDELGTDLADYIAELSEASVKERGVFAIALSGGSLIGLMGKLCEAPYNKTVDWAKWYIFWADERVVAKNHTDSNYKLAKEGILSKVPIVPSHVHSINDSVSAEEAANEYEFVIRQLVKTRTINVSDISDCPKFDLILLGMGPDGHVASLFPNHSVLDANDEWVTYITDSPKPPPERITFTLPVINSASNVAVIVAGESKAEAVHLAIDDVGPDCPTLPARMVHPTKGKLVWFLDKPAASKLDGSQFSE; encoded by the exons ATGGCTCTTTCTGAGGTTCATAAAGATAGAGGAGAGTTGAGGATTCATGAATGTTTGGATGAGCTTGGCACTGATTTGGCAGACTATATTGCAGAACTATCTGAGGCATCTGTGAAAGAGAGGGGTGTTTTTGCCATTGCCTTATCTGGTGGTTCTCTAATTGGCTTAATGGG GAAACTTTGCGAAGCTCCATATAACAAGACAGTGGACTGGGCTAAGTGGTACATTTTTTGGGCGGATGAGCGTGTTGTGGCAAAAAACCATACTGATAGCAATTATAAGCTGGCAAAGGAAGGCATTTTATCCAAG GTGCCTATTGTACCCAGTCATGTGCATTCTATAAATGATTCAGTATCGGCAGAGGAGGCTGCAAATGAGTATGAGTTTGTTATTCGACAGTTAGTGAAAACACGAACTATCAATGTTTCTGATATTAGCGACTGTCCCAAGTTTGACCTCATCCTTCTTGGAATGGGCCCTGATGGTCATGTTGCTTCATTGTTTCCTAACCACTCTGTGCTTGATGCGAACGATGAATGGGTAACTTATATTACTGATTCCCCGAAGCCCCCACCTGAGAGAATCACATTTACTTTGCCTGTCATCAATTCTGCATCAAATGTGGCAGTGATTGTGGCAGGTGAGAGCAAAGCAGAGGCGGTACACTTGGCAATTGATGATGTGGGACCTGATTGCCCAACACTTCCTGCTCGAATGGTTCACCCAACAAAAGGGAAGTTGGTCTGGTTTTTGGACAAGCCAGCTGCCTCAAAACTTGATGGTTCTCAATTTTCTGAATAG